One Streptomyces sp. SAI-135 DNA segment encodes these proteins:
- a CDS encoding DUF6479 family protein — protein sequence MNQALNSEWMDLAAGRGGLAAGVIAAGVVVVAVLIGAFFLGSRVRRRESRPPTPEEQPRLPDSGPVREVREHREPDEVPRGDTRLTPHEMPNHGNSPTRTGSGQERPRWNEGSSGSFGSGGPGGG from the coding sequence ATGAACCAAGCCCTGAACAGCGAATGGATGGACCTGGCCGCGGGCCGGGGCGGCCTCGCGGCCGGAGTGATCGCCGCGGGTGTGGTGGTCGTGGCGGTGCTGATCGGCGCCTTCTTCCTGGGCTCCCGTGTCAGGCGCCGCGAGTCGCGCCCGCCCACGCCCGAGGAACAGCCGAGGCTTCCCGACAGCGGGCCGGTCCGTGAGGTCAGGGAGCACCGGGAGCCCGACGAGGTGCCCAGGGGCGACACCCGGCTGACCCCGCACGAAATGCCCAACCACGGCAACAGCCCGACCCGGACCGGGTCGGGACAGGAACGGCCGCGTTGGAACGAGGGCAGCAGCGGCTCGTTCGGCAGCGGCGGGCCGGGAGGCGGCTGA
- a CDS encoding glycoside hydrolase family 15 protein, with translation MSTPFPPHALHDYALLADGERGALIGPDGAIAWLCAPTWHDEAVFAGLVGGRGVYAVTPAGRYVFGGYYEEGTLIWRSRWVTDGGIVECREALAFPGDPDRLVLLRQLRAVDGPARVSVVLDPRSGYGATPVDPGSVRRGDDGVWELRTGRHRLRWQGAPRAVAGERGLTGEIELEPGERHDLVLECAVSPLPAEAPKPEQAWAATEAAWHETVPALGNTVAPRDARRAYAVLRGLTTRGGGMVAAATTSLPERAEEGRNYDYRYVWIRDQSYAGQAAAAVGAHDLLDNAVGFVTARLHADGSRLAPAYTVHGDPVPAQRALDLPGYPGGFDRVGNQVREQFQLDCFGEALLLLAAAERHGRLDEGHWKAVEIAVRAVAERWRRPDAGIWELSDRMWTHSRLICVAGLRAVAAAAPRHPLAETCTSLADTLLDATERTCLHPDGHWQRTPDDPSVDAALLLPGVRGALPAADPRTRATLAACRRELADDHFLYRFRHDERPLEEAEGAFLLCGFVMALAEHQQGRTAEAYRWFERNRGGCGASGLYAEEFDIAQRQLRGNLPQAFVHALLLEAAARLGE, from the coding sequence ATGAGCACCCCCTTCCCGCCCCACGCACTGCACGACTACGCGCTGCTGGCCGACGGTGAGCGCGGGGCGCTCATCGGGCCCGACGGCGCCATCGCGTGGCTGTGTGCGCCCACCTGGCACGACGAGGCGGTCTTCGCCGGTCTGGTCGGTGGGCGGGGCGTGTACGCCGTCACTCCCGCCGGGCGGTACGTCTTCGGCGGCTACTACGAAGAGGGCACGCTCATCTGGCGCAGCCGCTGGGTCACCGACGGCGGGATCGTCGAGTGCCGTGAGGCGCTGGCCTTCCCCGGCGACCCGGACCGGCTCGTCCTGCTGCGGCAGCTGCGCGCGGTGGACGGCCCCGCCCGGGTCTCCGTCGTCCTGGACCCGCGCAGCGGCTACGGCGCGACACCGGTCGACCCGGGCTCGGTGCGCCGTGGCGACGACGGGGTGTGGGAGCTGCGCACCGGCCGGCACCGGCTGCGCTGGCAGGGAGCACCACGGGCCGTCGCGGGGGAGCGGGGTCTGACCGGGGAGATCGAGCTGGAGCCCGGCGAGCGGCACGACCTGGTCCTGGAGTGCGCCGTCTCCCCCCTCCCGGCGGAGGCACCGAAGCCCGAGCAGGCCTGGGCCGCCACCGAAGCCGCCTGGCACGAGACGGTCCCCGCGCTCGGCAATACCGTCGCCCCCCGCGACGCACGCCGGGCCTACGCCGTCCTGCGCGGCCTCACCACCCGGGGCGGCGGCATGGTCGCGGCGGCCACCACCAGCCTCCCCGAGCGCGCCGAGGAGGGCCGCAACTACGACTACCGGTACGTGTGGATCCGCGACCAGAGCTACGCCGGCCAGGCCGCCGCCGCCGTCGGCGCCCACGACCTCCTCGACAACGCCGTCGGCTTCGTCACCGCGCGCCTGCACGCGGACGGGTCCCGCCTGGCCCCGGCCTACACCGTGCACGGCGATCCCGTGCCCGCGCAGCGCGCACTCGACCTGCCCGGCTACCCGGGCGGCTTCGACCGCGTCGGCAACCAGGTCCGCGAGCAGTTCCAGCTCGACTGCTTCGGCGAGGCGCTGCTCCTGCTCGCGGCCGCCGAACGCCACGGGCGGCTGGACGAGGGCCACTGGAAGGCCGTGGAGATCGCCGTGCGGGCGGTCGCCGAGCGGTGGCGTCGACCCGACGCGGGGATCTGGGAGCTGAGCGACCGGATGTGGACCCACAGCCGGCTGATCTGCGTCGCGGGTCTGCGGGCCGTGGCCGCGGCGGCGCCCCGCCATCCGCTCGCCGAGACCTGCACCTCCCTGGCCGACACGCTCCTCGACGCCACCGAGCGGACCTGCCTCCACCCCGACGGCCACTGGCAGCGCACCCCCGACGACCCGTCCGTGGACGCCGCCCTGCTGCTGCCCGGCGTACGCGGTGCCCTGCCCGCCGCCGATCCGCGCACCCGGGCCACCCTCGCCGCGTGTCGCAGGGAACTGGCCGACGACCACTTCCTGTACCGCTTCCGCCACGACGAGCGCCCGCTGGAAGAGGCGGAGGGCGCGTTCCTGCTGTGCGGGTTCGTCATGGCGCTCGCCGAGCACCAGCAGGGCCGGACCGCCGAGGCGTACCGCTGGTTCGAACGCAACCGGGGCGGCTGCGGGGCCTCGGGGCTGTACGCCGAGGAGTTCGACATCGCCCAGCGTCAGCTGCGCGGCAACCTCCCGCAGGCCTTCGTCCACGCACTGCTGCTGGAGGCGGCCGCCCGGCTCGGTGAATGA
- a CDS encoding Tat pathway signal sequence domain protein produces the protein MNGSPRPPFSRRTLVGAGLGVAVLAAAGAGTAQAAQGTSAASAPRRARAFLAAAMDAYPDHGTIRLTQSYTDQAGLFSTAFTYDNALAVLAHLTSPAGESRAVALGDALLYAQAHDPVYDDDRLRQAYNVGPYTFYDGSPQPDGFVRADGTANVGSQFGFTGTAVGDMAWAGIALAALAGRTGERRFLTGAVRVGEWIERVARTDEPLGGYKFGVDGADRKLPFTSTEHNTDLVGLFGRLARLTGDPVWRERRARARAFVEKMWEPSGGFFYTGTNDGVTINRSPVPEDTQTWTHLALASPAHSRSLDWAASELAVLDTADRPNSTVPSGQSYAGVTFSSASLLANEGAPIADGQPRPDRNGVWFEGTAHLALALRHRGHAGDEKRARRLLASVERAQDLLGGAQAVGGAALPTRSGVVSASSPLDTGFGFGYYPYRHTGATAWYLLAAARANPLRG, from the coding sequence ATGAACGGCAGCCCCCGCCCACCCTTCAGCCGTCGTACGCTCGTCGGGGCCGGCCTCGGAGTCGCGGTGCTCGCCGCGGCCGGCGCCGGTACCGCGCAGGCGGCCCAGGGCACGTCCGCGGCCTCCGCACCCCGCCGCGCGCGGGCGTTCCTGGCCGCCGCCATGGACGCCTACCCTGACCACGGAACGATCCGGCTGACCCAGAGCTACACGGACCAGGCGGGACTGTTCAGCACGGCGTTCACGTACGACAACGCCCTCGCGGTCCTGGCCCATCTCACCTCCCCCGCGGGCGAGTCGCGGGCCGTGGCCCTCGGTGACGCGCTGCTGTACGCCCAGGCGCACGACCCGGTGTACGACGACGACCGGCTGCGACAGGCCTACAACGTGGGGCCGTACACCTTCTACGACGGCTCCCCGCAGCCGGACGGGTTCGTCCGGGCGGACGGCACGGCCAACGTCGGCTCGCAGTTCGGCTTCACCGGCACCGCCGTGGGCGACATGGCGTGGGCCGGCATCGCGCTCGCCGCGCTCGCCGGGCGGACCGGGGAGCGGCGGTTCCTGACCGGCGCGGTGCGCGTCGGTGAGTGGATCGAGCGGGTGGCGCGGACCGACGAACCGCTGGGCGGTTACAAGTTCGGGGTCGACGGGGCCGACCGGAAACTGCCCTTCACCTCGACCGAGCACAACACCGACCTGGTCGGCCTGTTCGGGCGGCTCGCCCGGCTGACCGGGGACCCGGTCTGGCGGGAGCGTCGGGCGCGTGCCAGGGCCTTCGTCGAGAAGATGTGGGAGCCCTCGGGGGGCTTCTTCTACACCGGCACCAACGACGGCGTGACGATCAACAGGTCGCCGGTCCCGGAGGACACCCAGACCTGGACCCATCTCGCCCTCGCCTCCCCGGCCCACTCCCGCTCCCTCGACTGGGCCGCGAGCGAGCTGGCCGTGCTGGACACGGCCGACCGCCCCAACAGCACGGTTCCCTCCGGTCAGTCGTACGCGGGTGTCACCTTCAGCTCCGCGAGCCTGCTGGCGAACGAGGGCGCCCCCATCGCCGACGGCCAGCCCAGACCGGACCGCAACGGCGTGTGGTTCGAGGGCACCGCCCACCTCGCACTCGCGCTGCGCCACCGGGGACACGCCGGTGACGAGAAGCGCGCCCGCCGCCTGCTCGCCTCGGTCGAGCGCGCCCAGGACCTCCTCGGCGGCGCCCAGGCCGTCGGCGGCGCGGCCCTGCCGACCCGCTCCGGGGTCGTCTCGGCGAGCAGCCCGCTCGACACCGGTTTCGGGTTCGGCTACTACCCCTACCGGCACACCGGCGCCACCGCCTGGTACCTCCTGGCCGCGGCCCGCGCCAATCCGCTGCGGGGCTGA
- the dhaK gene encoding dihydroxyacetone kinase subunit DhaK encodes MKMLINVPETVVADALRGMAAAHPELTVDVENRVIVRRDAPVAGKVALISGGGSGHEPLHGGFVGPGMLSAACPGEVFTSPVPDQMVRAAAAVDSGAGVLFIVKNYTGDVLNFDMAAELAEDEGIQVAKVLVNDDVAVTDSLYTAGRRGTGATLFVEKIAGAAAEEGQPLERVEAVARQINESSRSFGVALSACTTPAKGSPTFDLPAGELELGVGIHGEPGRERRAMMTSREIADFSVHAILDDMSPRNPVLVLVNGMGATPLLELYGFNAEVQRVLADRGVAVARTLVGNYVTSLDMAGASVTLCQVDEELLRLWDAPVRTPGLRWGV; translated from the coding sequence ATGAAGATGCTGATCAACGTCCCGGAAACCGTGGTCGCGGACGCCCTGCGCGGGATGGCGGCCGCCCATCCGGAGTTGACCGTGGACGTCGAGAACCGGGTGATCGTACGGCGGGACGCCCCCGTGGCGGGGAAGGTCGCCCTGATCTCCGGCGGCGGCTCCGGGCACGAGCCGCTGCACGGCGGTTTCGTCGGACCCGGCATGCTCTCCGCGGCCTGTCCCGGCGAGGTGTTCACCTCTCCGGTGCCGGACCAGATGGTGCGGGCGGCGGCCGCCGTGGACAGCGGGGCGGGGGTGCTGTTCATCGTGAAGAACTACACGGGTGACGTGCTCAACTTCGACATGGCGGCCGAACTCGCCGAGGACGAGGGCATCCAGGTCGCCAAGGTGCTGGTCAACGACGACGTGGCGGTGACCGACAGCCTCTACACGGCCGGCCGGCGGGGCACCGGCGCCACGCTGTTCGTGGAGAAGATCGCGGGGGCCGCGGCGGAGGAGGGGCAGCCGCTGGAGCGGGTCGAGGCGGTCGCCCGGCAGATCAACGAGAGCTCCCGCAGCTTCGGTGTCGCGCTGAGCGCGTGCACCACGCCCGCCAAGGGCAGTCCCACCTTCGACCTCCCGGCCGGTGAGCTGGAGCTCGGCGTCGGCATCCACGGCGAGCCCGGCCGGGAACGCCGGGCGATGATGACCTCGCGCGAGATCGCCGACTTCTCGGTGCACGCGATCCTGGACGACATGAGCCCGCGCAACCCCGTGCTCGTCCTGGTCAACGGCATGGGAGCCACCCCGCTCCTGGAGCTGTACGGATTCAACGCCGAGGTGCAGCGGGTGCTCGCCGACCGCGGGGTCGCCGTGGCCCGCACCCTGGTCGGCAACTACGTCACCTCGCTCGACATGGCCGGTGCCTCGGTCACCCTGTGCCAGGTGGACGAGGAGCTGCTGCGCCTGTGGGACGCGCCGGTGCGGACGCCGGGGCTGCGCTGGGGAGTGTGA